The following proteins come from a genomic window of Corynebacterium crudilactis:
- the atpA gene encoding F0F1 ATP synthase subunit alpha, whose protein sequence is MAELTISSDEIRSAISNYTSSYSAEASREEVGVVISAADGIAQVSGLPSVMANELLEFPGGVIGVAQNLEADRVGVVVLGNYELLKEGDQVRRTGDVLSIPVGEAFLGRVINPLGQPIDGLGEIAAEEDRVLELQAPTVLERQPVEEPLSTGIKAIDAMTPIGRGQRQLIIGDRKTGKTAVCVDTILNQKANWETGDKTKQVRCIYVAIGQKGSTIAALRKTLEEQGALEYTTIVAAPASDAAGFKWLAPFAGAALAQHWMYQGDHVLVIYDDLTKHAEAYRAISLLLRRPPGREAYPGDVFYLHSRLLERAAKLSDELGAGSVTALPIIETKANDVSAFIPTNVISITDGQVFLESDLFNRGVRPAINVGVSVSRVGGAAQTKGMKKVAGSLRLDLAAFRDLEAFATFASDLDAASKSQLERGQRLVQLLVQAENEPQAVEYQIISLWLAGEGAFDNVPVEDVRRFEAELHEYLGSNAAQVYAQIDGGAQLSDESKETLLKATEDFKGAFQTTDGTPVINEPEVEALAAGQVKKDQLTVSRKVSKK, encoded by the coding sequence ATGGCGGAGCTGACGATCTCCTCCGATGAGATCCGTAGCGCGATTTCGAACTACACCTCGAGCTACTCCGCGGAGGCCTCCCGTGAGGAGGTCGGCGTGGTTATTTCGGCCGCTGACGGTATCGCCCAGGTTTCGGGCCTCCCGTCAGTAATGGCGAATGAGCTCCTCGAATTCCCGGGCGGCGTTATCGGCGTCGCGCAGAACCTTGAAGCTGACCGAGTCGGCGTCGTGGTTCTGGGTAACTACGAGCTACTTAAAGAAGGCGACCAAGTTCGTCGTACTGGAGACGTTTTGTCTATCCCAGTCGGCGAAGCATTCCTTGGCCGCGTTATCAACCCCCTTGGCCAGCCGATTGACGGCTTGGGCGAAATCGCAGCTGAAGAGGACCGCGTCCTCGAGCTTCAGGCACCAACTGTGCTTGAGCGTCAGCCAGTCGAAGAGCCTTTGTCAACCGGTATCAAGGCTATCGACGCAATGACCCCAATCGGTCGCGGTCAGCGTCAGCTGATCATTGGTGACCGTAAGACTGGCAAGACCGCAGTCTGCGTCGATACCATTCTTAACCAGAAGGCTAACTGGGAGACCGGCGACAAGACGAAGCAGGTTCGCTGCATCTACGTCGCAATCGGCCAGAAGGGCTCCACCATTGCAGCCCTGCGTAAGACTCTTGAGGAGCAGGGCGCTCTTGAGTACACCACTATCGTGGCTGCACCAGCTTCCGATGCTGCAGGCTTCAAGTGGCTTGCACCATTCGCAGGCGCTGCTCTCGCACAGCACTGGATGTACCAGGGCGACCACGTCCTGGTCATCTATGATGATCTGACCAAGCACGCTGAAGCATACCGTGCCATCTCCCTCTTGCTCCGTCGTCCACCAGGCCGCGAAGCATACCCAGGTGACGTCTTCTACCTGCACTCCCGTCTGCTGGAGCGCGCCGCGAAGCTGTCCGATGAGCTAGGTGCAGGTTCTGTTACTGCACTGCCAATCATTGAGACCAAGGCAAACGATGTTTCCGCCTTCATTCCTACCAACGTGATTTCCATCACCGATGGTCAGGTATTCCTTGAGTCCGACCTGTTTAACCGTGGCGTTCGCCCGGCTATCAACGTCGGTGTCTCCGTCTCCCGTGTTGGTGGCGCAGCTCAGACCAAGGGCATGAAGAAGGTTGCCGGTTCACTCCGTCTGGACCTGGCTGCATTCCGCGATCTGGAAGCATTCGCTACCTTCGCATCTGACCTGGATGCTGCATCCAAGTCTCAGCTTGAGCGTGGCCAGCGCCTCGTTCAGCTGCTAGTTCAGGCTGAGAACGAGCCACAGGCTGTTGAGTACCAGATTATTTCTCTGTGGCTCGCAGGCGAAGGCGCATTCGACAACGTTCCTGTTGAAGATGTCCGTCGTTTCGAGGCAGAACTGCACGAGTACCTCGGCTCTAACGCCGCTCAGGTTTACGCGCAGATCGATGGTGGTGCACAGCTATCCGACGAGTCCAAGGAAACCCTTCTTAAGGCAACCGAAGACTTCAAGGGCGCTTTCCAGACCACTGATGGCACCCCAGTCATCAACGAGCCTGAGGTTGAAGCACTCGCCGCAGGCCAGGTCAAGAAGGACCAGCTCACCGTTTCCCGCAAGGTCAGCAAGAAGTAA
- a CDS encoding F0F1 ATP synthase subunit gamma — protein sequence MATIRELRDRIRSVNSTKKITKAQELIATSRITKAQGRVAAAAPYAEEIQHVLERLASASSLDHPMLREREGGKRAAVLVVTSDRGMAGGYNHNVLKKAAELEKLLAESGYDVVRYVTGKKGVDYYKFREDAVAGAWTGFSQDPDWAATHNVRRHLIEGFTATSEGEAAWREGLNQPEGQDIQGFDQVHVVYTEFISMLTQNPVVHQLLPIEPVIEDEIFEKGEDLLSSSGDVEPDYEFEPDADTLLEALLPQYVSRRLFSIFLEAAAAESASRRNAMKSATDNATELVKDLSRVANQARQAQITQEITEIVGGAGALADSGESD from the coding sequence ATGGCAACAATTCGTGAATTGCGTGACCGAATTCGTTCGGTTAACTCAACCAAGAAGATCACCAAGGCTCAAGAGCTCATCGCCACCTCTCGCATCACCAAGGCACAGGGTCGCGTCGCGGCAGCTGCACCGTACGCCGAGGAAATTCAGCATGTGCTGGAGCGCCTCGCGTCGGCAAGCTCTCTCGACCACCCAATGCTGCGTGAGCGTGAAGGCGGCAAACGAGCTGCCGTGCTCGTGGTTACTTCTGACCGCGGCATGGCTGGTGGCTACAACCACAACGTACTGAAGAAGGCAGCGGAGCTGGAAAAGCTTCTTGCTGAAAGCGGCTACGACGTGGTTCGTTATGTCACCGGCAAAAAGGGCGTCGACTACTACAAGTTCCGCGAAGATGCTGTAGCAGGTGCCTGGACTGGATTCTCACAGGATCCAGACTGGGCAGCTACTCACAACGTGCGTCGCCACCTCATTGAGGGCTTCACTGCCACCTCTGAAGGCGAAGCTGCATGGCGCGAGGGACTGAACCAACCAGAAGGCCAGGATATCCAGGGCTTCGACCAGGTTCACGTGGTCTACACCGAGTTCATCTCCATGCTGACTCAAAACCCAGTGGTGCACCAGCTGCTCCCAATTGAGCCAGTTATCGAAGATGAAATTTTCGAAAAGGGCGAGGATCTGCTGTCCTCTTCCGGCGATGTCGAACCCGATTATGAGTTCGAGCCGGATGCAGACACTCTGCTTGAGGCACTGCTTCCGCAGTACGTCTCACGCAGGCTGTTCTCCATTTTCTTGGAGGCCGCAGCTGCAGAGTCCGCTTCACGTCGAAACGCGATGAAGTCTGCAACTGACAACGCAACGGAATTGGTCAAGGACCTATCCCGTGTGGCCAACCAGGCACGTCAGGCACAGATCACCCAGGAAATCACAGAGATTGTTGGCGGCGCTGGCGCGCTTGCCGACAGCGGAGAAAGTGACTAA
- the atpD gene encoding F0F1 ATP synthase subunit beta, translated as MTTALNEQNAQLAATAGRVVRVIGAVVDVEFPRGELPALYNALTVEVTLESVKKTVVLEVAQHLGDNLIRTIAMAPTDGLVRGAAVTDSGRPISVPVGDVVKGHVFNALGDCLDDVSLNTNPDIERWGIHREPPAFDQLEGKTEILETGIKVIDLLTPYVKGGKIGLFGGAGVGKTVLIQEMITRIAREFSGTSVFAGVGERTREGTDLFLEMEEMGVLQDTALVFGQMDEPPGVRMRVALSGLTMAEYFRDVQNQDVLLFIDNIFRFTQAGSEVSTLLGRMPSAVGYQPTLADEMGVLQERITSTKGRSITSLQAVYVPADDYTDPAPATTFAHLDATTELDRSIASKGIYPAVNPLSSTSRILEPAIVGERHYEISQRVIGILQKNKELQDIIAILGMDELSEEDKITVARARRLERFLGQNFFVAEKFTGLPGSYVPLTDTIDAFERICNGDFDHYPEQAFNGLGGLDDVEAAYKKLTGK; from the coding sequence ATGACTACAGCTCTTAATGAGCAGAACGCACAGCTGGCAGCTACTGCTGGCCGTGTCGTGCGTGTCATTGGTGCGGTCGTCGACGTGGAGTTTCCCCGCGGCGAACTGCCAGCACTGTACAACGCACTGACTGTTGAGGTAACCCTCGAATCAGTCAAGAAAACCGTTGTTCTCGAGGTTGCTCAGCACCTCGGCGACAACCTGATCCGTACCATCGCTATGGCTCCTACCGACGGACTTGTCCGCGGTGCTGCTGTAACCGACTCCGGACGCCCAATTTCCGTTCCTGTTGGCGATGTTGTTAAGGGCCACGTATTCAACGCTCTGGGCGATTGCCTGGACGATGTTTCCCTCAACACCAACCCTGACATCGAGCGTTGGGGCATCCACCGCGAGCCACCAGCTTTCGACCAGCTCGAGGGCAAGACCGAGATCCTGGAAACAGGCATCAAGGTTATCGACCTTTTGACCCCTTACGTTAAGGGCGGAAAGATCGGCCTTTTCGGTGGTGCAGGTGTTGGTAAGACCGTTTTGATCCAGGAAATGATCACCCGTATCGCTCGCGAATTCTCCGGTACTTCCGTATTCGCTGGCGTCGGTGAGCGTACCCGTGAAGGCACCGACCTCTTCCTTGAAATGGAAGAAATGGGCGTTCTTCAGGACACCGCCTTGGTGTTCGGTCAGATGGATGAGCCACCAGGAGTCCGTATGCGCGTTGCGCTGTCCGGCCTGACCATGGCGGAGTACTTCCGCGATGTTCAGAACCAGGACGTGCTGCTGTTCATCGATAACATCTTCCGTTTCACCCAGGCAGGCTCTGAGGTTTCTACCCTTCTGGGTCGTATGCCTTCTGCCGTGGGTTACCAGCCAACCTTGGCTGACGAGATGGGTGTTCTTCAGGAGCGCATTACCTCCACTAAGGGCCGTTCGATTACTTCTCTGCAGGCCGTTTACGTCCCTGCCGATGACTACACCGACCCGGCTCCAGCGACCACCTTCGCTCACTTGGATGCGACCACCGAGCTTGACCGCTCTATTGCTTCCAAGGGTATTTACCCAGCAGTGAACCCACTGTCCTCCACCTCTCGTATTCTCGAGCCAGCTATTGTTGGTGAGCGTCACTACGAAATTTCTCAGCGTGTCATCGGCATTCTGCAGAAGAACAAGGAACTTCAGGACATCATCGCCATCCTTGGTATGGATGAGTTGTCTGAAGAGGACAAGATCACGGTTGCTCGTGCACGTCGCCTCGAGCGCTTCCTTGGTCAGAACTTCTTCGTCGCAGAGAAGTTCACCGGTCTGCCAGGCTCTTACGTGCCACTGACCGACACCATCGACGCTTTCGAGCGTATTTGCAACGGCGATTTCGACCATTACCCAGAGCAGGCCTTCAACGGCCTCGGTGGTTTGGACGATGTCGAAGCTGCATACAAGAAGCTGACCGGAAAGTAA
- a CDS encoding F0F1 ATP synthase subunit epsilon has product MAEITVELVSVERMLWAGEASIVTAQTTEGEIGVLPDHEPLLGQLVENGVVTIQPIDGEKLIAGVSGGFLSVSKSKVTILADFAVWANEVDTASAETDLNSDDELVKAHAEAGLRAVRRSSEGL; this is encoded by the coding sequence ATGGCTGAAATCACCGTTGAACTGGTGTCTGTAGAGCGCATGCTGTGGGCCGGCGAGGCTTCCATCGTGACTGCACAGACCACCGAGGGTGAGATCGGCGTGCTGCCCGATCACGAGCCTCTTCTCGGCCAATTGGTTGAGAACGGCGTTGTGACCATCCAGCCGATCGACGGCGAAAAGCTTATCGCTGGCGTTTCGGGTGGATTCCTCTCCGTATCGAAGTCAAAGGTGACGATCCTCGCGGACTTCGCCGTCTGGGCGAATGAGGTTGATACCGCATCCGCCGAGACTGACCTTAATTCGGACGACGAGCTAGTCAAGGCACATGCCGAGGCTGGGCTGCGCGCGGTCCGCCGCAGCAGCGAAGGTCTCTAA
- a CDS encoding DUF2550 domain-containing protein, whose product MEFITWAVVVVAVLAVILLAAWRFFTLRSKGTSVILRELPQNGVHGWRHGLFRYNGNKLEYFKLRSLLPMSNLTLDRLSVTLLDRRDPVSDEAVFMSKGVKVLHIQSNDDHIEIALNTHSEMAFTAWLEAAPDARAEHTLNARDFNRFRPGKDTRKNR is encoded by the coding sequence GTGGAATTTATTACCTGGGCAGTGGTAGTTGTTGCAGTGCTGGCAGTAATCCTTCTTGCTGCGTGGCGCTTTTTTACACTGCGCTCCAAGGGGACCAGCGTCATCCTGCGTGAACTTCCTCAAAACGGGGTACATGGTTGGCGGCACGGCTTGTTTCGCTACAACGGAAATAAACTGGAGTACTTTAAGCTGCGCTCCTTATTACCTATGTCTAACCTCACTCTAGACCGCCTTTCGGTTACTTTGCTTGATCGTAGAGATCCAGTTTCCGACGAGGCGGTTTTCATGTCTAAAGGGGTCAAGGTGTTGCATATTCAATCCAACGATGACCATATTGAAATTGCTTTGAATACGCACAGTGAGATGGCTTTTACAGCGTGGCTTGAGGCCGCACCAGATGCACGTGCAGAACATACTCTTAATGCACGGGACTTTAATCGATTTCGGCCAGGCAAAGACACCCGTAAAAACCGTTAG
- the nucS gene encoding endonuclease NucS, whose amino-acid sequence MRLVIARCSVDYVGRLEAHLPSADRLLMVKADGSVSIHADDRAYKPLNWMTPPCSLTESPITDEDGEATGESLWVVENKKGEQLRITVEEIHSEQSFELGQDPGLIKDGVEDHLQELLAEHITTLGDGYTLIRREYPTAIGPVDILCRNSDGETVAVEIKRRGGIDGVEQLTRYLELLNRDELLKPVHGVFAAQEIKPQAKTLAEDRGIKCVTLDYQVLRGIESNELTLF is encoded by the coding sequence ATGCGTTTAGTTATCGCCCGTTGCTCAGTTGATTATGTTGGCCGTTTGGAAGCTCATCTTCCCTCCGCTGACCGCCTTTTAATGGTTAAGGCAGATGGCTCTGTCTCCATCCATGCAGATGATCGTGCCTATAAGCCACTTAACTGGATGACTCCGCCTTGTTCGTTAACGGAAAGCCCTATTACCGATGAAGATGGTGAGGCAACAGGGGAGAGCCTGTGGGTAGTGGAAAATAAAAAGGGTGAACAACTTCGCATTACTGTGGAAGAAATTCATTCAGAGCAAAGCTTTGAACTTGGCCAAGATCCAGGTTTGATTAAGGATGGCGTAGAAGACCATCTGCAGGAACTCTTGGCAGAGCACATCACCACGCTAGGTGATGGATATACCTTGATTCGACGTGAATACCCGACCGCCATTGGTCCTGTCGATATTTTGTGCAGGAATTCAGATGGTGAGACTGTGGCTGTTGAAATCAAGCGTCGTGGTGGTATTGACGGCGTTGAGCAGTTGACTAGGTACCTAGAATTGCTTAACCGTGATGAGCTACTGAAGCCAGTACATGGTGTGTTTGCTGCTCAGGAGATTAAGCCGCAAGCTAAGACACTTGCAGAAGATCGTGGTATTAAATGTGTGACACTGGATTATCAAGTACTTCGTGGCATTGAATCCAATGAACTCACGCTATTTTAA
- the mce gene encoding methylmalonyl-CoA epimerase has translation MPNPQSLNIPHEYVVCLDHVGIAVPNLEEAIEFYRSAFGWVNHHQETNEEQGVTEAMIGPKDLKSTDGMIQLLAPLNEESTIAKFLEKKGAGIQQMCLRTNDIDALSEHLRSQGVRLLYPEPKIGTGGARINFLHPKDAGGVLLEITQPQA, from the coding sequence ATGCCTAATCCACAGTCTCTGAATATTCCCCATGAGTACGTTGTCTGCCTCGATCACGTGGGCATCGCCGTACCAAACCTCGAGGAAGCCATCGAGTTCTACCGCTCCGCATTTGGCTGGGTGAATCACCATCAAGAAACCAATGAGGAACAAGGTGTCACAGAGGCTATGATCGGCCCGAAAGATCTAAAGAGCACTGACGGCATGATTCAGCTACTTGCCCCGCTCAATGAAGAATCTACAATTGCTAAGTTCCTTGAGAAAAAGGGAGCCGGCATCCAGCAGATGTGTCTGCGCACCAATGATATTGATGCGCTGTCAGAGCACCTCCGCAGCCAAGGCGTGCGCCTGTTGTACCCTGAGCCGAAGATTGGCACCGGCGGCGCCCGCATCAACTTCCTGCACCCCAAGGATGCAGGCGGCGTGCTGCTGGAAATCACGCAGCCACAAGCTTAA
- a CDS encoding thiamine-binding protein, protein MIVAFSVAPAVTDNPDAEMADAVTEAIRVVRASGLPNETNAMFTLIEGEWDEVMAVIKEATEVISTVAPRTSLVIKADIRPGYTGQLTRKVEAVEERLARD, encoded by the coding sequence ATGATTGTTGCATTTTCCGTTGCTCCCGCTGTTACCGATAATCCTGATGCAGAGATGGCAGATGCCGTCACTGAAGCGATCCGCGTCGTCCGTGCCTCCGGTCTGCCAAATGAAACCAATGCCATGTTCACACTCATTGAAGGTGAATGGGATGAAGTGATGGCTGTGATTAAAGAGGCTACGGAGGTAATTTCTACCGTTGCTCCGCGCACATCACTGGTGATTAAAGCAGATATTCGCCCAGGATATACCGGCCAATTGACTCGAAAAGTAGAAGCTGTAGAAGAGCGCCTGGCTAGAGATTAG
- a CDS encoding tetratricopeptide repeat protein, with product MTTPNRFVSGAIDLGEVKARADARQKAHEQGPASQGIATSIEVTMETLENEVLRRSTQVPVIVLVGTPRSPDSEQLKSDLSALAAQSELKFIFAYVNADTDADVAQVFGVQGLPSVIAVAAGRPLADFQGGQPAEALKQWTDQVIQAISGQLEGLPAQPSGKDADEEVEVEDPRFDAATDALNRGAFDEAIAVYDAILAEEPGHADAKQARDTAKLLARLSEVDSAVDVIVTADADPQSVDKAFAAADAAVVAGNPEAAFDRLVALLMISAGAQKDQVKERLLELFGMFEAADPRVLQARGKMASALF from the coding sequence GTGACTACACCGAATCGTTTTGTTAGTGGCGCTATTGATTTAGGTGAGGTAAAAGCGCGTGCAGATGCACGCCAAAAGGCCCATGAACAGGGTCCAGCTTCTCAGGGCATTGCAACTTCTATTGAGGTCACCATGGAGACCCTGGAAAATGAGGTATTGCGTCGGTCTACTCAGGTTCCAGTGATAGTGCTGGTTGGTACACCGCGTAGCCCTGATTCTGAGCAGCTGAAATCAGATCTCAGCGCGCTTGCTGCACAAAGTGAATTGAAGTTTATTTTCGCTTATGTCAATGCTGATACTGATGCTGATGTAGCTCAGGTATTTGGTGTGCAGGGTCTTCCATCTGTGATTGCAGTGGCAGCAGGACGTCCACTTGCTGATTTTCAAGGCGGACAGCCGGCAGAAGCTCTCAAGCAGTGGACTGATCAGGTCATCCAAGCAATCAGTGGACAATTAGAAGGCTTGCCAGCACAACCTTCTGGTAAAGACGCTGACGAGGAAGTAGAAGTGGAAGATCCTCGGTTTGATGCAGCAACTGATGCCCTGAATCGGGGTGCTTTTGATGAAGCAATTGCTGTCTATGATGCGATCTTGGCAGAAGAGCCAGGACATGCAGATGCAAAGCAAGCACGTGATACTGCCAAGCTGTTAGCTCGACTAAGCGAAGTAGATTCAGCAGTAGACGTGATTGTTACTGCTGATGCAGATCCTCAGTCTGTGGATAAAGCTTTCGCTGCCGCTGATGCTGCTGTTGTCGCAGGTAATCCTGAAGCGGCATTCGATCGCCTGGTGGCTTTGTTGATGATTAGTGCTGGCGCACAGAAAGATCAGGTTAAAGAGCGCCTATTGGAACTTTTTGGCATGTTTGAGGCTGCTGATCCACGTGTGCTCCAAGCGCGAGGAAAAATGGCCAGCGCTTTGTTCTAG
- the glgB gene encoding 1,4-alpha-glucan branching protein GlgB: MTVDPASHITIPEADLARLRHCNHHDPHGFYGWHETQAGAVVRTRQIGATEVQLLIDGTSLPMSSIGDDIFAIDLGRRAHADYRLEVTWPDQKPQIKADPYFFLPTVGEMDIYLFSEGRHERLWEVLGANIKTYQTALGAVRGTAFTVWAPNAIGCAVVGGFNGWNASAHPMRSMGGSGLWELFIPDVVEGEVYKFALQTKDGQRRDKADPMARRAELAPATGSIIASSDYQWQDSSWLRERTNIDVASKPMSVYEVHLGSWRWGKNYEDLATELVDYVADLGYTHVEFLPVAEHPFGGSWGYQVTGYYAPSSRWGTPDQFRALIDAFHARGIGVIMDWVPAHFPKDDWALARFDGEALYEHPDWKRGEQKDWGTLVFDFGRNEVRNFLVANALYWIEEFHIDGLRVDAVASMLYLDYSREHGEWEPNIYGGRENLEAVQFLQEMNATVLRLHPGALTIAEESTSWPGVTAPTWDGGLGFSLKWNMGWMNDTLEYFSKNPVHRAFHHNELTFSLVYAFSERFTLPISHDEVVHGKGSLWDRMPGDTWNKAAGLRTFLAYMWAHPGKKLLFMGQEFGQPEEWSEAHGLPWNIVDGWQGEYHEAIRSLTRSLNNVYSDSPALHTQDFTGEGFAWNKGDDAGNNILAFTRFGSDGSQMLCVFNLSGTPQPDYECGTAAEGEWKLVLNTDESEFMGANNGIAQSVHTVAQPRDGFQQSVKLHIPAMSAQFYALQG, translated from the coding sequence ATGACCGTTGATCCCGCGAGCCACATCACCATTCCTGAGGCAGATTTGGCCCGCCTGCGCCATTGCAACCACCACGATCCTCATGGTTTCTACGGGTGGCATGAGACCCAAGCTGGTGCGGTTGTCCGCACGCGCCAGATCGGCGCAACGGAGGTTCAATTGCTTATCGACGGCACCTCCCTGCCGATGTCTTCCATCGGCGATGATATCTTTGCTATTGATCTAGGTCGCCGTGCACACGCTGACTACCGTCTTGAGGTCACCTGGCCGGATCAAAAACCACAGATCAAGGCAGATCCGTATTTCTTCCTCCCCACCGTCGGCGAAATGGATATTTATCTGTTCTCCGAAGGTCGCCACGAGCGCCTGTGGGAAGTTCTCGGTGCAAATATCAAAACGTACCAAACTGCTCTGGGAGCAGTCCGCGGCACCGCTTTCACAGTGTGGGCTCCAAATGCTATTGGTTGCGCGGTGGTAGGTGGTTTCAACGGATGGAATGCTTCTGCCCATCCAATGCGTTCCATGGGTGGTTCTGGCCTGTGGGAATTGTTTATCCCAGATGTTGTGGAAGGTGAAGTTTATAAGTTCGCCCTTCAGACTAAAGATGGCCAACGCCGCGATAAAGCTGATCCGATGGCTCGTCGCGCTGAGCTTGCCCCAGCCACAGGCTCCATCATCGCTTCTTCTGATTATCAATGGCAGGATTCTTCATGGCTACGTGAACGCACAAACATTGATGTCGCGTCCAAGCCAATGAGTGTTTATGAAGTCCACTTGGGTTCATGGCGGTGGGGCAAAAACTACGAAGATCTCGCCACTGAGCTTGTGGATTATGTCGCAGACCTTGGCTATACCCATGTGGAGTTCCTCCCTGTCGCAGAACATCCCTTTGGCGGTTCTTGGGGCTACCAGGTCACTGGTTATTACGCACCGAGTTCTCGGTGGGGCACTCCAGATCAGTTCCGTGCCTTGATTGATGCATTCCATGCCCGTGGCATCGGTGTCATCATGGACTGGGTTCCAGCCCACTTCCCTAAAGATGATTGGGCACTCGCCCGCTTTGATGGCGAAGCTCTCTACGAGCACCCAGACTGGAAGCGCGGCGAGCAAAAAGACTGGGGCACTCTTGTCTTTGACTTCGGCCGTAATGAAGTCCGCAACTTCCTCGTTGCCAATGCGTTGTACTGGATTGAGGAATTCCACATCGATGGCTTACGCGTCGATGCTGTAGCCTCCATGTTGTATCTAGATTACTCCCGTGAGCACGGCGAATGGGAGCCAAATATCTACGGTGGCCGCGAGAATCTGGAAGCAGTGCAGTTCTTGCAGGAAATGAATGCCACTGTTCTTCGTCTCCACCCTGGTGCTCTGACCATCGCAGAGGAATCTACTTCTTGGCCGGGCGTTACGGCTCCCACTTGGGACGGTGGCTTAGGGTTCTCACTCAAGTGGAATATGGGCTGGATGAACGATACCTTGGAGTATTTCTCCAAGAACCCAGTGCACCGCGCGTTCCACCACAATGAGCTCACATTCTCTTTGGTTTATGCCTTCTCTGAGCGCTTTACTTTGCCTATCTCCCACGATGAAGTAGTTCATGGCAAGGGCTCACTGTGGGATCGTATGCCTGGAGATACTTGGAACAAGGCAGCAGGCCTGCGCACTTTCCTTGCCTACATGTGGGCGCATCCTGGAAAGAAACTGCTGTTCATGGGCCAAGAATTCGGCCAGCCTGAAGAATGGTCTGAAGCACATGGCCTTCCGTGGAATATCGTTGATGGTTGGCAAGGTGAATACCACGAGGCAATTCGTAGCCTGACCAGGTCCCTCAACAATGTTTATTCCGACTCTCCTGCGCTCCACACTCAAGATTTCACTGGTGAAGGATTCGCATGGAATAAGGGCGATGATGCCGGCAACAATATTTTGGCGTTTACGCGTTTCGGCAGCGATGGCTCCCAGATGCTGTGTGTCTTCAATCTGTCTGGCACTCCACAACCAGATTATGAATGTGGAACAGCAGCCGAGGGCGAATGGAAGCTTGTTCTCAACACCGATGAATCAGAATTCATGGGTGCGAACAACGGCATTGCACAATCAGTGCACACGGTTGCGCAGCCACGTGATGGTTTCCAGCAGTCAGTTAAGCTGCATATCCCAGCGATGAGTGCACAATTCTACGCACTTCAGGGATAA